The Vidua chalybeata isolate OUT-0048 chromosome 6, bVidCha1 merged haplotype, whole genome shotgun sequence genome has a segment encoding these proteins:
- the MYOD1 gene encoding myoblast determination protein 1, which yields MDLLGPMEMTEGSLCSFTATDDFYDDPCFNTSDMHFFEDLDPRLVHVGGLLKPEEHPHHHGHHHGHEEEHVRAPSGHHQAGRCLLWACKACKRKTTNADRRKAATMRERRRLSKVNEAFETLKRCTSTNPNQRLPKVEILRNAIRYIESLQALLREQEDAYYPVLEHYSGESDASSPRSNCSDGMMEYSGPPCSSRRRNSYDSSYYTESPNDPKRGKSSVVSSLDCLSSIVERISTDNSTCPILPPVETVAEGSPCSPPEGVSLSDGGAQIPSPTNCTPLPQDNSSSNPIYQVL from the exons ATGGACTTACTTGGCCCCATGGAGATGACAGagggctccctctgctccttcacAGCCACCGATGACTTCTACGATGACCCGTGCTTCAACACGTCAGACATGCATTTCTTCGAGGACCTGGATCCCCGGCTGGTGCACGTTGGGGGTCTGCTGAAGCCCGAGGAGCACCCGCACCACCACGGGCACCACCATGGGCATGAGGAGGAGCACGTCCGGGCGCCCAGCGGGCACCACCAGGCTGGCCGCTGCCTGCTGTGGGCCTGCAAGGCGTGCAAGAGGAAGACCACCAACGCTGACCGCCGTAAGGCTGCCACTATGAGGGAGCGCCGGCGGCTCAGCAAGGTCAATGAGGCCTTCGAGACCCTCAAGCGCTGCACCTCTACCAACCCCAACCAGCGCCTGCCCAAGGTGGAGATCCTACGCAACGCCATCCGCTACATCGAGAGCCTGCAGGCCCTGCTGCGGGAGCAGGAGGACGCTTATTACCCAGTGCTGGAGCACTACAGTGGGGAATCGGATGCCTCCAGCCCCCGCTCCAACTGCTCCGATGGCATG atGGAGTACAGCGGGCCTCCTTGCAGCTCTCGCAGAAGGAACAGCTATGACAGCAGCTACTACACAGAGTCCCCAAATG ATCCAAAGCGTGGGAAGAGTTCTGTTGTTTCCAGTCTTGATTGCCTCTCAAGCATTGTAGAGAGGATTTCCACAGATAATTCCACATGCCCTATACTGCCTCCAGTGGAAACTGTTGCTGAAGGGAGTCCCTGTTCCCCTCCAGAAGGAGTGAGTCTGAGTGATGGTGGAGCCCAAATTCCTTCCCCCACCAACTGCACCCCACTCCCCCAGgataacagcagcagcaaccccATCTACCAAGTGCTATAA
- the LOC128789957 gene encoding ferritin light chain-like, protein MAEPRSKRPRVMLPACPAHRPLPGSRVRHGFPPSVEEALCGVTGAQLELHYCLQALGEYFDQSHVALTNISKFFLHQALEERKAAEALMKYQQERGGHYCSKTIQKPNCDYAVGLMKALELAMVQWKTMLRYFEELYTLSVENADPHSANTIKKQFIGPKIQKIKLMGDLLTNARRLDCSQDGRNSLGDYFMDRLQKEFRTSIEPESSGHCSPCPPLQECTGAAEGLKRPQRECSQHRNGIGPIYATIHCTTMLPQCNNGTRAKVKQGREGL, encoded by the exons ATGGCCGAGCCGCGCTCCAAGCGGCCCCGGGTGATGCTGCCCGCCTGCCCCGCGCACCGCCCGCTGCCCGGCAGCCGCGTCCGCCACGGCTTCCCGCCCTCCGTGGAGGAGGCGCTCTGCGGCGTCACCGGcgcacagctggagctgcactACTGCCTGCAGGCGCTG GGTGAATATTTTGATCAGTCACATGTGGCTCTAACAAATATTTCGAAGTTTTTCCTGCATCAAGctctggaagagagaaaagctgcagaggCGTTAATGAAGTATCAGCAGGAAAGAGGAGGCCATTACTGCTCTAAAACCATCCAG aaaccaAACTGTGATTATGCAGTCGGTCTGATGAAAGCCCTGGAACTAGCAATGGTACAATGGAAAACTATGCTACGATATTTTGAAGAGCTTTACACCCTGAGTGTTGAAAATGCAGATCCACACAGTGCAAACACTATCAAGAAACAATTTATTGGGCCCAAAATCCAGAAGATCAAGCTGATGGGAGATCTGCTGACCAATGCTCGCAGGCTTGACTGTTCCCAAGATGGCAGAAATAGTCTTGGGGATTACTTTATGGACCGGCTACAGAAAGAGTTCAGGACCAGCATAGAGCCAGAGTCTAGTGGtcactgcagcccctgcccacctcTCCAGGagtgcacaggagctgcagaaggtCTGAAGCGACCCCAGAGAGAATGCTCCCAGCACAGAAATGGCATAGGGCCAATATATGCAACCATACACTGCACCACGATGCTGCCACAGTGTAACAATGGCACAAGAGCAAAGGtgaagcagggcagggagggcctTTAA